In Methanophagales archaeon, the following are encoded in one genomic region:
- a CDS encoding XcyI family restriction endonuclease: MFVHPEVLKQNPKRVGYYRILAMVSQKSMSRVGLSINKYEERRTKQFQ, translated from the coding sequence GTGTTCGTTCATCCGGAGGTTCTGAAGCAAAACCCAAAACGAGTTGGTTATTATAGAATTCTTGCTATGGTTTCTCAAAAATCAATGAGTAGGGTAGGCTTAAGCATAAACAAGTATGAAGAAAGAAGGACGAAGCAATTTCAATGA